One Sulfolobus sp. S-194 DNA segment encodes these proteins:
- a CDS encoding STK_08120 family protein → MELEYNFETNASKDVILEYISNPENLLKYVPAFKSLKKIDEDKWELEVKWLFTIKLKVKRIIGTDEVTYTIEKTEGLIKISSSLRYVILTPKNRNTILKIIFSYEGPFESIAKKQTEEYYRRGVEIFKHDLERLEGKHLNTQRIITKFDILNMRTIFAKEIKKSEIEDILTRAMIESVNSRVLVILSDNKTIVELIFENGSLEDSKGDINNLGENIRILMKSSQTVETKNRTS, encoded by the coding sequence ATGGAATTAGAATATAATTTCGAAACAAATGCTTCTAAAGATGTTATTTTAGAATATATTTCAAATCCAGAAAATTTACTGAAATATGTTCCTGCATTTAAAAGTCTAAAGAAGATCGATGAGGATAAATGGGAATTGGAGGTTAAATGGCTATTTACAATTAAACTTAAAGTGAAAAGAATTATTGGAACAGATGAAGTTACATATACTATTGAGAAGACTGAAGGATTGATAAAAATATCATCGTCTCTAAGATATGTGATTTTAACTCCTAAAAACAGAAATACTATACTTAAGATTATCTTCTCTTATGAAGGACCGTTTGAAAGTATAGCTAAGAAACAGACTGAAGAGTATTATAGAAGAGGAGTTGAAATATTTAAACATGACCTTGAGAGACTAGAGGGAAAGCATTTAAATACACAGAGAATCATAACAAAATTTGATATATTAAATATGAGAACTATATTTGCAAAAGAAATAAAAAAGAGTGAAATTGAAGATATTTTAACTAGAGCTATGATAGAAAGTGTGAACTCTAGGGTATTAGTAATATTAAGCGATAACAAAACAATTGTTGAACTTATATTTGAAAACGGATCTTTAGAAGATTCAAAAGGAGATATAAATAATTTAGGAGAAAACATTAGGATTTTAATGAAAAGCTCTCAAACCGTGGAAACTAAAAATAGGACCTCATAA